A region from the Polymorphum gilvum SL003B-26A1 genome encodes:
- a CDS encoding DUF3991 and toprim domain-containing protein yields MEKKELEDLRDRVLCRVVLEQSGFAVDVKESTRKAVKYRRGAEIVIVIHDGRGWFDPLSDAKGDVFSLAAHLEGVSFVEALDQVAALVDFVAKEPVWTRSVRDRVPAATIPERWAKRRKPWRGSMTWRYLRAERCLPETIIRAALQSDALREGPYGSMWAAHVDADGGVTGWEERGPNWRGFSTGGSKVLFRFGALDASRLCVTEAAIDAMSLAAFEGMREGSLYLSTGGGWSPTTEAAVRVLAARPGAQLVAATDANSQGEAFAGRLRDIAEDAGCDWFRLTPPAEDWNDALQERKGEEKERRVGRGGLPHARRPRQG; encoded by the coding sequence ATGGAGAAAAAAGAACTGGAAGACCTGCGGGACCGTGTGCTCTGCCGGGTCGTGTTGGAGCAATCCGGCTTTGCGGTCGACGTGAAGGAGAGCACCCGCAAGGCGGTCAAATATCGGCGCGGTGCGGAAATCGTCATCGTCATCCATGACGGGCGGGGTTGGTTCGATCCCCTGTCCGACGCGAAAGGCGACGTCTTCAGTCTCGCCGCGCATCTCGAAGGAGTGTCCTTCGTCGAAGCGCTCGACCAGGTCGCCGCATTGGTCGATTTTGTCGCCAAAGAGCCGGTGTGGACCAGAAGCGTTCGAGATCGCGTTCCGGCCGCGACCATCCCCGAGCGGTGGGCAAAACGCCGCAAGCCTTGGCGAGGGTCGATGACGTGGCGCTATCTGCGTGCTGAACGCTGCCTGCCGGAGACCATCATCCGTGCCGCCCTCCAAAGCGATGCGCTGCGGGAAGGTCCCTACGGCAGCATGTGGGCCGCCCATGTTGATGCCGATGGCGGCGTCACCGGCTGGGAGGAGCGCGGCCCTAACTGGCGTGGCTTCTCGACAGGAGGGTCAAAGGTTCTGTTCCGGTTCGGCGCCCTCGACGCCTCACGCCTCTGCGTCACCGAGGCGGCGATCGACGCCATGAGCCTGGCCGCGTTCGAAGGAATGCGAGAGGGAAGCCTCTATCTCAGCACAGGCGGGGGATGGTCGCCGACGACAGAAGCCGCGGTTCGCGTGCTCGCCGCGCGCCCCGGCGCGCAGCTCGTCGCCGCCACGGATGCCAACAGTCAGGGCGAGGCCTTTGCCGGCCGCCTGCGCGACATCGCAGAAGATGCCGGCTGCGACTGGTTCCGCCTGACGCCGCCGGCTGAGGACTGGAACGACGCATTGCAGGAGAGAAAAGGAGAAGAAAAGGAAAGAAGGGTGGGTAGGGGAGGCCTGCCGCATGCCCGCCGGCCGCGTCAAGGGTGA
- a CDS encoding DUF1419 domain-containing protein: protein MNLSPIRKVFQGVTDRHQMFRMFDRHAQRPNRWEGDDSALYRGEWFEIGEASHDYMFEILPPLWMKAEMFAMREFLTNSITSIFFTLSIDGRIRHFHGYCDLADKGSPARMREAIVERESRPVRAMTREERLEHIWSSTADDYRGYAGERWPEADRGKRTVMFFARPGGTTCKLLEDLTDVEIAAKLPAHLRYLPERQAA from the coding sequence ATGAACCTCTCTCCCATCCGCAAGGTATTCCAGGGTGTCACCGACCGGCACCAGATGTTCCGCATGTTCGACCGTCATGCGCAGCGCCCGAACCGCTGGGAGGGCGACGACAGTGCGCTCTATCGCGGCGAATGGTTCGAGATCGGTGAGGCATCCCACGATTACATGTTCGAGATCCTGCCGCCGCTCTGGATGAAGGCTGAGATGTTCGCCATGCGCGAGTTCCTGACCAATTCGATCACCAGCATCTTTTTCACGCTGTCGATCGACGGGCGCATACGACACTTCCACGGTTATTGCGACCTCGCTGACAAGGGTTCGCCCGCACGCATGCGCGAAGCCATCGTCGAGCGTGAATCCCGTCCCGTCCGGGCGATGACGCGCGAGGAGCGTCTCGAACATATCTGGAGCAGCACGGCTGACGACTATCGCGGCTACGCCGGCGAGCGTTGGCCAGAGGCTGATCGCGGCAAGCGCACGGTCATGTTCTTCGCCAGACCAGGCGGCACCACGTGCAAGCTGCTAGAAGACCTGACGGACGTGGAGATCGCGGCGAAGCTGCCGGCACATCTGCGTTACCTGCCCGAGCGACAAGCGGCGTGA
- a CDS encoding DUF3085 domain-containing protein has product MFTFSLTDICAVLARGRADAAANGGFRILYQGISPEAEARAGLWLVGDEGVYVMSNGKLAEGQRPLVIHAEECDPKTNPDYWHYKRQHFGGDDGVEFIDAVELETLVAAQPDATHLRFVMNDTSISISLIRR; this is encoded by the coding sequence ATGTTCACTTTCTCTCTCACGGACATTTGCGCCGTGCTGGCGCGTGGCCGTGCCGACGCGGCCGCAAACGGCGGCTTTCGGATTCTGTATCAGGGAATATCCCCTGAAGCCGAGGCCAGAGCCGGCCTGTGGCTGGTCGGTGACGAGGGCGTTTACGTGATGTCCAACGGAAAACTCGCCGAGGGACAGCGTCCGCTCGTCATCCATGCCGAGGAGTGCGATCCGAAGACCAATCCGGATTACTGGCATTACAAGCGGCAACATTTCGGGGGCGATGACGGGGTCGAATTCATCGACGCCGTCGAACTCGAAACGCTCGTCGCGGCTCAGCCCGACGCGACGCATCTGCGGTTCGTGATGAACGACACGTCCATATCGATCAGCCTGATCCGCCGCTGA
- a CDS encoding DEAD/DEAH box helicase family protein, whose protein sequence is MSNDPFSLGPSGTLDMFGNTALSSGLGLGVTAFGGFAPETAPEPANDDDPDPTPPAPAPALPIAAPLRLAPRRQGDRANFYLDDGEDRGLAASWKERARLNVAAILIANEIERHNVPVTREHQQRLIRFTGFGASELANGMFRRPGEVEFRDGWDDLGSSLESAVSESDYSSLSRCTQYAHFTPEFIIRAIWSGLQRLGWRGGRVLEPGIGTGLFPALMPEEYRDSSYVTGVELDPVTARIVKLLQPKARIIEGDFARTDLSPIYDLAIGNPPFSDRIVRSDRQYRSLGLRLHDYFIARSIDLLKPGAFAAFVTSSGTLDKADSTAREHIAKSADLIAAIRLPEGSFRRDAGTDVVVDILFFRKRKAGEAEGDQTWLDVDEVRPATEDEGAIRINRWFARHPDFVLGDHALTSGPFGETYTCRGRAGVDLEVALNAAISLLPEDRYDGEPSAIDIELEDELGEIVDLRPASEKVREGSFFFDARHGLMQMVDGSPVPIKVRKGRSGDGLSEKHIRIISKLIPVRDAVREVLRCQEQDRPWKDSQVRLRIAWSSFVRDFGPINHTTVSIAEDEETGEVRESHRRPNLKPFLDDPDCWLVASIEDYDLETDTARPGPIFSERVISPPAVPVITSAADALAVVLNERGRVDIDDIAELLHRDPEAVIADLGEAIFRDPTDGSWQTSDAYLSGPVRTKLATAEAAAALDPGFQRNVEALQEVQPADLRPSDITARLGAPWIPASDVVAFVKEMMGAEIRIHHMPELGSWTVEARQLGYSAAGTSEWGTSRRHAGELLADALNSRVPQIFDTIKDADGERRVLNVVDTEAARDKLQKIKEAFQTWVWSDPDRTDRLARVYNDRFNNIAPRKFDGSHLNLPGASGAFVLYEHQKRGIWRIISSGSTYLAHAVGAGKTMTMAAAIMEQRRLGLIAKAMLVVPGHCLAQAAREFLALYPSANILVADETNFTKDKRQRLLSRAATAAWDAIIITHSAFKFIGVPSAFEQQMIHDELQLYEDLLTRVDDEDRVSRKRLERLKEGLQERLESLATRKDDLLTISEIGVDQIVVDEAQEFRKLSFATNMSTLKGIDPNGSQKAWDLYVKSRYIETKNPGRALVLASGTPISNTLGEMFSIQRLLGYEALRERGLHEFDAWASNFGDEKTELELQPSGKYKPVSRFASFVNVPELIAMFRTFADVVMPEDLKAYVKVPVIATGKRQILTAAPTPAFKAYQQILETRIKAIEERDRPAEPGDDILLSVITDGRHAAIDLRLVMPAMDDEPDNKLNLLVRNAHRIWKETLDNIYLRPDGKPYELPGAAQMIFSDLGTINVEKTRGFSAYRWIRDELIRMGVPATEIAFMQDFKKTEAKQRLFGDVRAGKVRFLIGSSETMGTGVNAQLRLKALHHLDVPWLPSQIEQREGRIVRQGNQHDEVDIYAYATQGSLDATMWQNNERKARFIAAALSGDTSIRRLEDVNEGQANQFAMAKAIASGDERLMQKAGLEADIARLDRLRAAHDDDLFAVRRQLRDAEREIETANRRIGEIGQDIERLVPTSGDAFAITVMGKPYTERKDAGRALMKEILTLVQLQSQGEVHIASIGGFDLIYEGERFGRGDNYHYQTLLQRTGATQEIDLAVTVTPLGAISRLEHALDGFEEERERYRLRLAEYQRRLSSYQSRQGGTFAFADELAEKRQKLREVEEALAKSARGDAEAEEIAA, encoded by the coding sequence ATGTCCAACGATCCTTTTTCACTTGGTCCTTCTGGCACCCTCGACATGTTCGGGAACACAGCCCTGTCGTCAGGGCTCGGCCTGGGCGTCACGGCCTTCGGTGGCTTTGCACCCGAGACGGCCCCCGAACCTGCCAATGACGACGATCCCGATCCGACGCCGCCCGCGCCCGCACCGGCGCTGCCGATCGCTGCGCCCCTGCGGTTAGCACCACGGCGGCAGGGCGACCGGGCGAACTTCTATCTCGATGACGGCGAGGATCGCGGCCTTGCTGCGTCCTGGAAGGAACGCGCCCGGTTGAATGTGGCGGCCATTTTGATCGCGAACGAGATCGAGCGGCACAACGTTCCAGTCACGCGCGAGCATCAGCAACGGTTGATCCGTTTCACGGGGTTCGGCGCCTCCGAGCTGGCGAACGGCATGTTTCGCCGCCCGGGTGAAGTCGAGTTTCGGGACGGCTGGGACGATCTCGGCTCGTCGCTAGAGAGCGCCGTCTCCGAGAGTGACTATTCGAGCCTGTCCCGTTGCACGCAGTATGCGCATTTCACGCCGGAGTTCATCATCCGGGCGATCTGGTCCGGATTGCAGCGCTTAGGCTGGCGCGGCGGCCGTGTGCTGGAACCGGGCATCGGCACGGGCCTGTTTCCGGCGCTGATGCCGGAGGAATATCGAGACAGTAGCTATGTGACCGGCGTCGAACTCGATCCTGTCACCGCGCGGATCGTAAAGCTCCTGCAGCCGAAAGCTCGGATTATTGAAGGGGATTTCGCGCGCACCGATCTCTCGCCGATCTACGATCTTGCCATTGGCAATCCACCGTTTTCCGATCGCATCGTGCGTTCCGACCGGCAATATCGGTCACTTGGTCTCAGACTGCACGACTACTTCATCGCGAGGTCCATCGATCTTCTGAAGCCCGGCGCCTTCGCGGCCTTCGTCACCAGTTCCGGCACGCTGGACAAGGCGGACAGCACAGCCCGCGAGCATATCGCCAAATCCGCCGACCTGATTGCCGCAATTCGCCTGCCCGAAGGCAGCTTTCGCCGGGACGCCGGCACGGACGTCGTCGTGGACATCCTGTTCTTCCGCAAGCGCAAGGCTGGAGAAGCTGAGGGCGACCAGACCTGGCTCGACGTGGATGAAGTCCGCCCTGCAACAGAAGACGAAGGCGCTATCCGCATTAACAGGTGGTTCGCACGGCATCCTGATTTCGTGCTTGGCGACCACGCGCTGACGTCGGGCCCGTTCGGTGAGACGTATACGTGCCGTGGTCGCGCCGGAGTCGATCTCGAAGTGGCGCTGAATGCCGCCATCTCTCTTCTTCCGGAAGATCGCTACGACGGCGAGCCGTCAGCAATCGACATCGAACTGGAGGACGAGCTCGGGGAGATCGTCGATCTTCGGCCCGCAAGCGAGAAGGTTCGCGAGGGCAGCTTCTTCTTCGACGCCAGGCACGGCCTGATGCAGATGGTCGACGGCTCTCCGGTTCCGATCAAGGTCCGCAAGGGCCGGAGCGGCGATGGCTTGTCCGAGAAGCACATCCGCATCATCAGCAAGCTGATCCCGGTCCGGGACGCGGTGCGCGAGGTGCTGAGGTGCCAAGAACAGGATCGCCCCTGGAAGGACAGCCAGGTGCGCCTGCGCATCGCCTGGTCGTCGTTCGTCCGCGACTTTGGACCGATCAACCACACCACGGTTTCGATCGCGGAGGACGAGGAAACCGGCGAGGTCCGGGAAAGCCACCGCCGACCGAACCTGAAGCCCTTCCTCGACGATCCCGATTGCTGGCTGGTCGCTTCCATCGAAGACTATGACCTCGAGACTGATACCGCCCGTCCCGGTCCGATCTTTTCCGAACGGGTGATCTCGCCACCGGCAGTCCCGGTGATCACATCGGCGGCCGATGCGCTGGCCGTGGTGCTCAACGAGCGCGGCCGTGTCGATATCGACGATATCGCCGAACTCCTGCATCGTGACCCGGAGGCGGTGATCGCCGATCTCGGCGAGGCCATCTTCCGCGATCCGACCGACGGTTCGTGGCAAACGTCCGACGCCTATCTCTCCGGCCCGGTCCGCACCAAGCTTGCCACGGCGGAGGCGGCTGCCGCCCTCGATCCTGGCTTCCAGCGCAATGTCGAGGCACTTCAGGAGGTCCAGCCCGCCGATCTGCGTCCGTCCGACATCACCGCTCGTCTCGGCGCGCCGTGGATCCCGGCGTCCGACGTCGTCGCCTTCGTCAAGGAGATGATGGGGGCGGAGATCCGCATTCATCATATGCCGGAACTGGGATCATGGACGGTCGAGGCCCGTCAACTTGGTTATAGCGCCGCCGGGACATCGGAATGGGGCACGAGCCGCCGCCATGCCGGCGAACTGCTCGCCGATGCGCTGAATTCCCGGGTGCCGCAGATCTTCGACACGATCAAGGACGCCGATGGCGAGCGGCGGGTGCTGAATGTCGTCGATACCGAAGCGGCGCGCGACAAGCTGCAGAAGATCAAGGAAGCGTTCCAGACCTGGGTATGGAGCGATCCGGATCGCACCGACCGGCTTGCCCGGGTCTACAACGACCGCTTCAACAATATCGCGCCGCGCAAATTCGATGGCTCCCATCTGAACCTTCCCGGCGCCTCGGGCGCTTTCGTTCTTTATGAGCATCAGAAACGCGGCATCTGGCGGATCATCTCCTCGGGCTCCACCTATCTCGCCCATGCCGTCGGCGCCGGCAAGACCATGACGATGGCGGCGGCGATCATGGAGCAACGCCGTCTCGGCCTGATCGCCAAAGCGATGCTGGTCGTTCCAGGTCATTGCCTGGCGCAAGCCGCGCGCGAGTTTCTGGCGCTCTATCCGTCGGCTAACATTCTCGTCGCCGACGAGACCAATTTTACGAAGGACAAGCGCCAGCGTCTCCTGTCGCGGGCGGCGACGGCGGCCTGGGATGCGATCATCATTACGCACTCTGCGTTCAAGTTCATCGGCGTGCCCTCGGCCTTCGAACAGCAGATGATCCACGACGAGCTGCAGCTCTACGAGGATCTCCTGACCAGGGTCGATGACGAAGACCGGGTCTCGCGCAAGCGGCTCGAGCGCCTGAAGGAAGGCTTGCAGGAACGGCTGGAATCCCTCGCGACCCGCAAAGACGACCTACTGACCATCTCCGAAATCGGCGTCGACCAGATCGTGGTCGACGAGGCGCAGGAGTTCCGCAAGCTGTCCTTCGCCACCAATATGTCGACGCTCAAGGGCATCGATCCGAACGGTTCGCAGAAAGCCTGGGACCTCTATGTGAAGTCCCGCTACATCGAGACGAAAAATCCGGGCCGCGCTCTGGTGCTGGCGTCCGGCACGCCCATCTCCAATACGCTCGGCGAAATGTTCTCGATCCAGCGGCTGCTTGGCTACGAGGCATTGCGCGAACGGGGCTTGCACGAGTTCGATGCCTGGGCGAGCAATTTCGGCGACGAGAAGACGGAGCTGGAACTGCAACCGTCCGGCAAATACAAGCCGGTGAGCCGCTTCGCGTCCTTCGTCAATGTGCCGGAACTGATCGCCATGTTCCGCACCTTCGCCGATGTGGTGATGCCGGAGGACCTGAAGGCCTATGTGAAGGTGCCAGTGATCGCGACCGGCAAGCGGCAGATCCTGACCGCAGCACCAACGCCCGCCTTCAAGGCCTACCAGCAAATCCTGGAAACCCGCATCAAGGCGATCGAGGAACGCGACCGTCCAGCCGAGCCCGGCGACGACATCCTGCTCTCGGTCATCACCGATGGGCGTCACGCGGCGATCGATCTCCGCCTGGTCATGCCGGCAATGGACGACGAACCGGACAACAAGCTCAATCTGCTCGTTCGCAACGCCCACCGCATCTGGAAGGAGACCTTGGACAACATCTACCTCCGCCCCGACGGCAAGCCTTACGAACTTCCGGGCGCGGCGCAGATGATCTTCTCCGATCTCGGCACGATCAATGTCGAGAAGACAAGGGGGTTTTCTGCCTATCGCTGGATCCGCGACGAGCTCATCCGTATGGGCGTGCCGGCGACCGAAATCGCCTTCATGCAGGATTTCAAGAAGACCGAGGCAAAGCAGCGCCTGTTCGGCGACGTCCGCGCCGGCAAGGTCCGCTTCCTGATCGGGTCATCGGAAACCATGGGCACGGGCGTCAATGCCCAGCTCAGGCTAAAGGCATTGCACCATCTCGATGTCCCATGGCTGCCGTCGCAGATCGAGCAGCGGGAAGGCCGCATCGTGCGTCAGGGCAACCAGCACGACGAGGTCGATATCTACGCCTACGCCACGCAAGGCAGCCTTGATGCCACGATGTGGCAGAACAACGAGCGCAAGGCGAGGTTTATTGCCGCCGCACTCAGTGGCGATACCTCCATCCGCCGGCTGGAAGACGTGAACGAAGGCCAGGCCAATCAGTTCGCCATGGCCAAGGCCATCGCCAGTGGTGATGAGCGCCTGATGCAGAAGGCCGGGCTGGAGGCCGACATTGCCCGCCTTGATCGGCTGCGCGCCGCTCATGACGACGATCTCTTTGCAGTTCGCCGGCAGCTCCGCGACGCCGAGCGCGAGATTGAGACGGCGAATCGCCGCATCGGCGAGATCGGACAGGACATCGAACGCCTGGTCCCGACATCAGGCGATGCCTTCGCAATCACCGTGATGGGCAAGCCGTACACAGAGCGCAAGGATGCCGGCCGGGCGTTGATGAAGGAAATCCTCACCCTCGTCCAGCTCCAGAGCCAAGGTGAAGTCCACATCGCATCGATCGGCGGCTTCGATCTCATCTATGAGGGCGAACGTTTTGGCCGTGGTGACAATTACCACTACCAGACCCTGCTTCAGCGCACCGGCGCGACCCAAGAGATCGATCTCGCCGTCACTGTCACGCCGCTCGGTGCCATCTCCCGCCTCGAGCACGCGCTCGACGGGTTCGAAGAGGAGCGGGAACGTTATCGACTGAGGTTGGCTGAGTACCAGCGGCGGCTTTCCTCCTACCAGTCGCGGCAGGGTGGCACCTTCGCCTTTGCCGACGAATTGGCTGAGAAGCGCCAGAAGTTGCGTGAGGTCGAGGAGGCGCTGGCGAAGTCTGCGCGCGGCGATGCCGAGGCCGAGGAAATTGCCGCTTAG
- a CDS encoding ParB/RepB/Spo0J family partition protein, producing the protein MQILKLDPRALKDNPDDARRSKSSPQADALLLATVKAVGIIQPPVVSPQTDGGNGYIIQAGHRRVRQAIAAGLEEIEVIVREAANDNGAMRSMVENIAREPLNPVDQWRGIERLVALGWTEEAIAVALALPVRQIRKLRLLANVLPAMLDHMALGDLPNEQQLRTVAAASLDEQKEVWKAHKPKKNERADWYNISRALSKTRMYAKDASFGDELAAAYGIEWVEDLFSPADEDTRYTTNVEAFLGAQQEWMTNNLPKKGTIVEVNNWGQPELPKKAERVYGKPSKSDHVAMYLDRDGKVQSVAFRMPEDRQARGKGGVSATGGQGDIHDGRVIDTPKPRPDVTQKGHDMIGDFRTDALHEALGRAPIEDDMLMALLVLAFAGQNVRVDSGANDTVFGPKRFRRHAARLFSEDGKLAFDTETVRVAARSMLTDVLSCRRGMSNSGVVSRIAGDAIGADGFLPNMGSEDFLLCLSRQALEAAAKEVNVLPRPKVRETRAALVDHFKEGHFVHASALFAPDPNEVADLISQADTPDDEETQVDAAENGLDGESVEGAAVDAETDADTGEGAPVGGSVVDEREAPDPFEGEADLPDTFDRAPGTTDSDDAQEAYRVAAE; encoded by the coding sequence ATGCAGATCCTCAAACTCGATCCCCGCGCGCTGAAGGACAATCCCGACGACGCGCGCCGTTCCAAATCCTCACCCCAGGCCGATGCCCTGCTTCTGGCGACGGTGAAGGCGGTCGGCATCATCCAGCCGCCGGTCGTGTCGCCGCAGACGGATGGCGGGAACGGCTACATCATTCAGGCCGGCCACCGCCGCGTCCGGCAGGCGATCGCCGCCGGCCTCGAGGAAATCGAGGTGATCGTCCGCGAGGCGGCCAACGATAACGGCGCCATGCGCTCGATGGTCGAGAACATCGCCCGTGAACCGCTCAATCCTGTCGACCAATGGCGCGGCATAGAACGGCTCGTTGCGCTGGGCTGGACCGAGGAAGCGATCGCTGTCGCACTCGCTTTGCCGGTCCGGCAGATCCGGAAGCTCAGGCTGCTCGCCAATGTGCTGCCGGCCATGCTCGATCATATGGCGCTTGGTGACCTGCCGAACGAGCAGCAGCTCCGCACCGTCGCCGCCGCCTCGCTCGACGAGCAGAAGGAGGTCTGGAAGGCACACAAGCCGAAGAAGAACGAGCGGGCGGACTGGTACAACATCTCTCGGGCACTCTCGAAGACGCGCATGTATGCGAAGGATGCGAGCTTCGGTGACGAACTCGCCGCGGCCTACGGCATCGAATGGGTGGAGGACCTGTTTTCGCCGGCTGACGAAGACACGCGCTACACCACCAATGTCGAGGCCTTCCTTGGCGCCCAGCAGGAATGGATGACGAACAATCTTCCGAAGAAGGGCACGATCGTCGAGGTCAACAACTGGGGCCAGCCGGAACTGCCGAAGAAGGCCGAACGCGTCTACGGCAAACCCTCGAAGTCCGACCATGTGGCCATGTATCTCGACCGCGACGGCAAGGTGCAGTCGGTGGCTTTCCGCATGCCGGAGGACAGACAAGCGAGGGGCAAGGGCGGCGTCTCCGCGACAGGCGGGCAGGGCGATATCCATGACGGCAGGGTCATCGATACTCCGAAGCCGCGCCCCGACGTCACCCAGAAGGGCCATGACATGATCGGTGATTTCCGCACCGACGCACTTCACGAGGCGCTCGGCCGCGCGCCGATCGAGGACGACATGCTCATGGCCTTGCTCGTTCTCGCCTTTGCCGGCCAGAACGTCCGCGTCGACTCCGGCGCCAACGACACCGTGTTCGGCCCGAAGCGTTTCCGGCGCCATGCCGCGCGTCTGTTTTCCGAGGACGGAAAGCTCGCCTTCGATACGGAGACGGTGCGCGTCGCCGCCCGCTCCATGTTGACTGACGTCCTGTCTTGCCGCCGCGGCATGTCGAACAGCGGCGTCGTCTCCCGCATCGCCGGTGACGCCATTGGCGCCGACGGCTTTCTGCCAAACATGGGCTCCGAAGATTTCCTGTTGTGCCTGTCGCGGCAGGCGCTGGAAGCGGCGGCGAAGGAGGTCAATGTCCTGCCGCGTCCAAAGGTGCGCGAAACCCGTGCGGCTCTGGTCGACCACTTCAAGGAAGGTCATTTCGTCCATGCGTCGGCGCTCTTCGCGCCCGATCCGAACGAGGTCGCCGATCTGATCAGCCAAGCCGATACTCCCGACGACGAGGAAACCCAGGTTGACGCCGCCGAGAATGGCCTCGACGGCGAGTCCGTCGAGGGCGCCGCGGTCGATGCGGAGACGGATGCAGATACAGGCGAAGGCGCTCCGGTCGGTGGGAGCGTCGTCGATGAACGTGAAGCCCCCGATCCGTTCGAGGGTGAAGCCGATCTGCCCGACACCTTCGACCGCGCTCCCGGTACAACCGATTCCGACGATGCGCAGGAGGCCTATCGCGTCGCGGCGGAATAG
- a CDS encoding DUF7007 domain-containing protein: MNTSPVMTEANDASGYPKVSFGRSADGFPVARVADTAFAMLPGRNGRHYLGLGGKIARPLAEWRRTDFYGHSGELADEAAFRACVIENAEHQRERQALGRCEIFTRVHTPWGMSQRTTVYAEGVECHSTAGHGGFKLSAERNRKVHPLLRSKDGFYEEDSAWAIVAITFPHLFTGFERRCAERSIKDWWPDAWETIFVTTLAPGESHVKDRRAFEAAHADDWIVIAALRSDHHPGMIEVIATRGGKREHNAKERRFLLPSAEYVPGRFGFVIDVDCHRSYDGPSSFVAWQGRETS; the protein is encoded by the coding sequence ATGAACACCAGCCCTGTCATGACCGAGGCCAATGATGCCTCCGGATATCCGAAGGTTTCTTTTGGGCGATCCGCTGATGGCTTTCCGGTCGCCCGTGTCGCCGATACGGCGTTCGCAATGTTGCCCGGCCGTAATGGGCGGCATTATCTTGGCCTCGGTGGTAAGATCGCCCGGCCGCTCGCCGAGTGGCGGCGAACCGACTTCTACGGCCATTCCGGCGAACTCGCCGACGAGGCGGCGTTTCGTGCATGCGTGATCGAGAACGCCGAACATCAGCGCGAACGACAGGCGCTCGGCCGCTGCGAGATCTTCACCCGTGTCCATACGCCTTGGGGAATGTCGCAGCGCACGACCGTCTATGCGGAGGGCGTCGAGTGCCATTCCACCGCCGGGCACGGCGGCTTCAAGCTCTCGGCTGAGCGCAACCGAAAGGTTCACCCGCTGCTGCGGTCGAAGGACGGCTTCTATGAGGAGGACTCCGCTTGGGCGATCGTGGCGATCACCTTTCCGCATCTGTTCACCGGGTTTGAGCGGCGCTGCGCGGAACGGTCCATCAAGGATTGGTGGCCCGACGCCTGGGAAACGATCTTCGTCACGACCCTGGCGCCCGGTGAATCCCATGTGAAGGACCGTCGCGCTTTCGAGGCGGCCCATGCCGATGACTGGATCGTCATCGCCGCCCTTCGCTCCGATCATCATCCCGGCATGATCGAAGTGATCGCCACGCGCGGAGGGAAGCGAGAGCACAATGCCAAGGAGCGGCGTTTTCTCCTGCCGTCTGCCGAATACGTGCCGGGCCGTTTCGGTTTCGTCATCGATGTCGATTGTCATCGGTCCTATGACGGGCCATCGAGCTTTGTCGCCTGGCAGGGGAGGGAGACGTCATGA
- a CDS encoding alkylphosphonate utilization protein, producing MSDQSNDDYVYDEAIGEWRPASELAAEKAKAAEVRDASGNVLADGDSVVLIKDLKVKGAGQTLKQGTVIKSIRLTDNPEEIDCRHDAIKGLVLRTEFVRKR from the coding sequence ATGAGCGACCAGAGCAACGACGATTACGTCTATGACGAAGCAATCGGCGAATGGCGGCCGGCCTCCGAACTTGCCGCGGAAAAGGCGAAGGCAGCCGAAGTCCGGGATGCCTCCGGCAATGTTCTCGCCGACGGCGACTCCGTCGTGCTGATCAAGGATCTGAAGGTCAAAGGCGCCGGCCAGACGCTGAAGCAGGGCACCGTCATAAAGTCGATCCGGCTCACCGATAATCCGGAAGAGATCGACTGCCGCCACGACGCGATCAAGGGGCTGGTCCTGCGCACGGAATTCGTGCGCAAGCGCTGA